A region of the Candidatus Uhrbacteria bacterium genome:
TGTAATACATAGCGCCGAGAACCACGAACTAATTCAAGGATTCCAGCTATTTCTTTTTTGCCGTGAATTTTTGGAATGATCGTCGTCCTGAATTCATATTCAGGTGCATATGTCTTTATCAGAGCGATACTCTCCTTGATTGCTTCCGTTCTCACGCAAGCGCTCACTAATTCAGGGTAACGTTCGAGCGAGGTCTTTACATCCATCGCAACATAGTCCAGCAAACCATCGCGAAGCAGCGGACCAAGAACTTCCGGAAGACTCCCGTTGGTATCCAGCTTCACCTGAAAGCCCCTATCACGAATATCTTGAATAAAGTCTGGCAACCCTGCATGCAGGGTCGGTTCGCCGCCGGAGATGACGACACCGTCCAGCAATCCGCGCCGTTGATCGAGAAATGAAAGAAAGACCTCTCCTTCAATCCAACTATCCGCCGTTTTTACCAATCGCTCCGTCAAAACAAATTCCGGATTATGACAGAATCCACATCGAAAATTACACCCAGGAAAAAAAGCGATGCACGCTAATCGGCCCGGAAAATCGAGCTGGGTAAACGGCTGAACGCCGCTAAGCCGTATTTGCTTGTTGTTTTGCATAGGCGTCTCGGAAATGGTGATTTGCCGCCACGCACTCTGTGAAGTGTTTGCGCGAGTAATGCTCGCTCTTTTTTCCCGTATTAAATTGGGAAACGGGTCGGTGATAGCCCATGACGCGGGTCCAGACTTCACAAGGGGTACGCTGTGCTTGCAAATCGGTATTGTTCATATATTTTTGTTATTTTGTTGGTTGAATTGATTCATACTTGCGACGCACCTCCTCGTTGAAGCGCGGTGCCTCGATGCCGAGTGCTTGATCGCAAGTCGGGCAGTAGTCCCACTCGCCTTGGAGATAACCGTGTTTGGGGCAGATAGAAAACGTTGGCGTGAGCGTGACGTACGGCATGCGATAGCGCATCAGGATGCGACGCAAGAGTTCACGGCAAGCTTCCGGGGAACTGATGCGCTCCGAGAGATACGCATGCAGGACGGTACCGCCGGTGTATCGAGTTTGGAGATCGTCTTGAAGGTCCATTGCCTCAAATACGTCATCGGTGTAGCCGACCGGGAGCTGGGTGGAGTTGGTGTAGTACGGCGCTTCAGGCGTGCCTGCTTGGAGAATTTCGGGGAATCGTTTCTGGTCTTCTTTTGCGAATCGGTATGTCGCCCCTTCCGCCGGCGAGGCTTCTAAGTTGTAGAGATGTCCGGTTTCTTCCTGATATTGTTTCAGTCGCGTGCGCATAAACTCGAGGACTTCTCCCGCAAACGCGAGGCCGTGCGGAGTCGCGATGTTGTCACGGTCGTCGGTCAGGTTGCGTATCGCTTCATTCACTCCGTTGATGCCGATGGTGGAGAAATGATTGCGTAACGTACCCAGGAAATGTTTGGTGTATGGGAATAATCCCCGATCCATCCACTTTTGAATTTCTTTTCGTTTGATTTCCAATGAGGTGCGGGACAAGTCCATCAGATGACCAAGTCTTTCAAAAAACTGTTCGCGATTTCCGCGTGCGAGATAGCCGAGACGTGCGGCATTGATCGTCACAACGCCGATAGAACCCGTCATCTCTGCGGACCCAAACAGACCCCCGCCTCGCTTTCGCAACTCATTCAGGTCGAGCTGGAGCCGGCAGCACATCGAGCGGACATCGCCCGGCTTCAAATCGGAATTGATGAAGTTCTGGAAATACGGCGTACCGTATTTTGCCGTCATCTCGAACAAGGGAAGTGTTTTTGGATCGTTCCAGTCAAAATCTTTGCCAACATTGTAGGTTGGAATCGGAAAGGTGAAGGCACGACCATGCGCATCGCCATCGGTCATCACCTCGATGAAGGCGCGGTTCAAGATGTCCATCTCGTTCTGAAGCTCGCCGTAGGTGAATTGATACGGCGTACCGCCGAGGAGGAGGCGCTTTTCTTTTAAGTCATCGGGGCAAACCCAGTCGAGGGTGATATTGGTGAATGGCGTCTGCGTTCCCCAGCGCGAAGGCGTGTTCAAATTGAACACGAATGATTGGATATTCTGTTTCACGTACTTGGCGACGCGATCCCTCACGTATTTTTCACGCGACTCATGATCGGGAAACGAGGCGCTGCCTGCTTCAAGCTCGGCTCGCGTTTCCAACTCGTATTTTTTTACGAACGGGGCAAGAAACGTATCAAAACTTGAGAACGCCTGCGCTCCGGCCCACTCGTTCTGCAATGTACCGAGAAAGTTCACCATTTGAGCTACCGCGGAGTTCAAATGCCTTGGCGGAGCCGATTCCGTTTTGCCTGGTACGCCGTTAAACCCCTGCTCGAGGAGCATGCGGAGACTCCAGCCGGCGCAGTAGCCGGAGAACATGTCGAGGTCGTGGATATGGACATCGCCATTGCGATGCGCCTCTCCTGCCTCACGCGGCAGAACATGGGAAAGCCAGTAGTTGGCCGTGACTTTTCCGGCCGTATTCAAAATCAAACCGCCGAGCGAGAAGCCTTGGTTGGAGTTGGCATGTACGCGCCAGTCGCTTTTCTCCAAGTATTCGTCGATGGTTTTTCCTACTTCTACAACGACATCGCGCGTCTCACGGGACTCGCGGCGTTTTTCCCTGTAGAGAATGTAAGCTTTGGCGATATCGGCGTAGTCGTAGCGGATGAGGACACGCTCGACGACGTCTTGCGTCTGCTCGACGGATGGGATGGCGCCTCCATACGCTTCCTCGAGTTCAAACGCTACTTCTTTTGCCACCAAGGCGGATAAGCCCTCTTGCTCAGTACCGACAGCGGCCGCCGCTTTGCTGATGGCGAGGCGGATTTTCTCTGGTTCAAAATCGACGATAGCGCCGTTGCGTTTTTGTATTTTGTAAATCGGCATAAGGTACGGATGAGGCTCCGTACCAGTACAAACACCGCAGACCGTCAAAAGGTGTCACGCAAGCGCTTGCGGCTTCTTGAGAGGACGAGTTTCACGGCATTCTCCGATTTACCGACGCGTTCCGCGATCTCGGCGACAGGCCGGTCCTCAACATAAAACGCTCGCAGAATCTCCTGCTCCCCTGCCCCGAGGCCTGCGACGGCGCGCTCCAAAGCGTCGCGGTCTTCCATGCGGTCGATCCTGGATGCGGGGCGGAATTGCTCGGTGAATCGGCGCTCGGCCGCCTTGGATCGATAGCGATTCAAGAGCTCATGATGCGCGATGCGGAGGAGATAGGTTTTGTAGGAGGCGTTGCGAGGCTGGAATCGGGAGAGGCCATTCATCGCCTTGATAAAAACGTCTTGCGCGAGATCCTCGGCTTCCAACACGTCATCTATACGGCGACGCAAATAGCCCAAGATCGCAGGATGATAGCGTGAGAAAATTTCCGCGTACCGCCTGACATCGAGCTTAGCGGCGGCAATAGCCGCCTGATCGGTTTCTCGATCGAGGAAACGCTCGCGCGTAGGATGCAAGAAGGCGCGCTCGATGAATGCCGCCACTGATTCATGGGGAGATGCCTCTTCTTTTGTACCGATCCAGTGGTCGATCCATGCGGCGAGCGCTCGCGGATCGCGGGAGAGACGCGGCCACTCGCGAGCAAAGGCGGCTTCAAAGGCGCCCCATGCTTCCGGAGCGGGCTGCATCGCAAAAAAATATTTTGCCGCCCCGCTTTCCATTACCGGAAACACCGTGAGTAATGATGGAAGCTCTTTTCCGCTTTTGGACCGATTGCCAAGACGCGAGGAGAAGGATTTTTTCTCAACGGCGATGGTCTTCCACATCGATTCATAGAACGAACGGTCCATGTTTCCGCCCCAGAGCGCCCCTGGTTTGGCGCCGACTGCCTCGGCTACGGAAAATCCCGACCAGTTCTCTACGGATCGGGATGCATGGACCACTTGGCCGACAGGATCGGTCACGATCAAGACGCCGCGTTCCTCCATCATGGCGCTATCTAAGCACTTGGGAAGTGACTCGACAAACCGCTATTCATCCTCGTCATCCTCAAAGACTTCTCTGCCGATCACGTAAAGGAGCGGGATTGGGGCAATCAACCAAAAGGAGCGGCCGATCTCGCCGAGAAATGCCTGCTGGAAAAATGGCGAGAGATTTTGAGTCGCTTCTGGAGGCAAGAGAAAAAGCGCGATGGAAACGAGCAGGCCGACTTGGGTAATACTGAACAATGCCGTCTCCCACCAGACTCCCCGCTCTTGCGCGAGATTCTTGAGGAGATGGCTGCGCCAGAGCAATCCAAAAATCAGGAAAAATAATCCGAGAAACCAGACAAGTTGAAAGGCGGAACTTTTACCGGCATTCAACGCTTGCGACAAGCGCGAGAGAATCGGTGCGTTGGTGACGACGGCAAGAGCGAGATAGGTCGAAAGGAGAACCGTAACAGCTCGATCGCGGCCGACGGCAAAGCCATAGCCGAGTCCGGCGAGAGCGAGCATGCAAAAAACAATGATGTCCCAGGTAAAAGACATCCCGCCGACAACAAACCCGGCCTCGGGAGGCATAAAGAGCATAATAACACGTGCTTTTGTATTTTCCTCAGACGTGGAATAATTGTGTAAATATTATGACGAAGAAAGAACTAGTTGGAACAAGCTCCCCCGAACAAGCTGTCGCCAAGGCACCGACTAAACCGGTCACCGCGGATAGCGCCTTGCGCAAGTATCGATTAACCCAAGAACGTATTGATTTTCTCAATAGAGGCATCTCTTATTTAAAAAGTCCGCCTGGCGCATATTCGGACAAGGATGAGCACGAACTTAGTGAAGAGTATGGCCAGTATGAAGATGTAGACGACATCAAAAAAGAACTTGCGGAAGTCCAACGAGAAGCCGCGTCCCAAAGGGAGGAGCTGTTGAAAGCCTCGAAAGAATACCTTGCCCAAAATAACAACGTAACAACAGAACGTTTTGCAACTGCTGAATCGAAATATAATGATCTAAAGAATAAAGCAAAGGAAGCACAATCTGAGCTTGAGACAAGCAGGAACCATGCCAAGGATTACCCTTCCTCAGTGGGTCTTGATTATATTTTCTCAGTAGGTATTAAAGACAAACAGCTGAGTCCAGAGCAAATTACCCAGTCCTTAGAACAAGCGGTCGAGAGCGCCGTGCGTACTATTGAGATGAGAAAAGGGGAACTCAAAAACGTGAATACTCTCTTTAAGGAGCTGAAAGAGCTTAAGGGAGGATTTCTTTCACGCATGATGAACCGGCAAAAAATTTCAGAGCTACAGAATGATCATGACACTATTGCCTACAGCTTTGGCAGCAAAGAAACAGATGAGGACTGTCTTGCTCGTTTGAGCGGGTGGGTAGAGAGTTCTAAGGCTGACCTTGTGATGGCACAGGAAAGGTTAGCCGAGCACAAAGAACGTATAGCAAATGGAAAATTTGCCGGCATAAACGAACAACACATCGCCCAACAGACCGCCTTAACAAAGCAAGTTGAAGAGCTTTCCGCGCAAGCCGCTGAATTCAAAAAAGAATTTGACCGACTAAAAGATTTCAAAAATCTTATAAAGAAGATTTCTACCGAATTAGACCTCCCGCTTACCGAGGATTTGGATGAACAAAAACGACTTCTTGAAGCAGAGGTATCGTCAGAACAATAAAGAATAATAACACGGGCCTAGAGGCCCGTGTTTTATTTACCTGTAAGCATGACCGTTTCAAACCATGCATCGGATGATTCTTTAAATGTTTTCTCATTAAGTTTCATCGAACCATCCGATTGCTTTTCCATATGTTGGGCAGGATTTGGGTGCTTAGGCATGGATCGGCCGGGTGCCATTGTCCATGCTGTTTTTTGTCCCGGACGTTTTTCGTCAGGACCAAACACCATGAAGAGCTTGGTCGTTGGCTGTTTGGGCGCATTTACGATCGGAAGCACAACAACATCGCGTAATACTTGAAATTGGATTTTACTGTCTGGGTATGACGCTTTGAACGATTCCACAAATACTTTCTTCTCGTCTACCGATCCGGACATATTGAGTTGTGCGACCTCCGAACGCGCCGAGAGCGCGGCCTTGATATCCTCGTCTCCAATAAAACCTTGCTGCTTGAGTTCATCAAAGGAAGAAATACCTTCCTTACCCATGCCACGCTTCATATCCACGGAAAAGGCTGATGGACCGGGACCTTCTAGCATTTCCGGTTTAAGCTTATGTGAAACATCTTCCATCAGAGCATCTATGCTTTGGTAATCAAAATGGCTACCGGGTTCCATACCTTTGATGTGCAGGCTATCGATATGACCGGCTGCGGCTGCAGAAACGGTTGTATTTATTTTTCCGTCTGCAGATCGAAGCGTGAAAAACGGAGTGGCCGCATCCAGGCCTTCTTTTTTTGAACCATCTTGCAGGGTGACTGCGACCTCAACCGGTGGCTTCCAGGGCTTGGTGTCATCTACCTTTGTGACTTCGACTTTCTGGAAGCCGATGAATGCCGGATCTGACTCAAGACTGAACGCCTGTTTTTCCTGCTCGACCGTTGTGCCCACAGCTGGCTGTTTTGCCTGTTTTTCAATAGACATAAATAGGTTTTTGAAAGCATAGCTCAAAAAATAACACGGGCCTAGAGGCCCGTGTTACGTAGCTGCTCGAGCAGCTCTTTTTGTTCTTTGGATAGCTTGCGGGGAATGTCGGCGATGAGGCGGACGACGTGATTGCCGCGGGTGCCGGATCGGCTATAGGGAATGCCTTTGCCGCGGATGGTGACGAGCGTACCGTCTTGCGTACCTTCTGCGATGCGGACAGATTCATCGCCGTCGATGGTTGGGACGTGGATGGTGCCGCCGAGGGCCAGAATTGAGAACGGAATCGCCATCTCGGACACAATGTCGTTGCCGTCGCGCTCAAATGTCGGATGCTTTTCTACATGGATGCGGACAAAGAGATCTCCCGAACGGCCGCCGCCGGCAGGCGCCTCCCCTTCTCCAGAGACTTGGAGCATCGCTCCGTTGTCGACGCCGGCAGGAATGCGGATGGAAAGATTTTGCTCTCGTCGATGGACGCCGTGACCGGCACAGACCGTACATTCTTTTTCCGGCTTCTTGCCGCGGCCGCGACAATCCTTACATTCCGCGAGCGTCTGCATCGTTCCAAACATCGTGCGCGTTGCTTGGCTGACTTGTCCTTTTCCTCCACAGGTTTTGCACTCGTTTACTTTGGTTCCGGGCTCTGCTCCTTCACCTTTACAGCGCTCACAAGCAAGCTGACGATAGAGCTTGAGCGTTTTGTCGACGCCAAAGACGGAATCGCGAAAGGAAAGCTCGACATCGACTTCAATATTTTGTCCGCGCTTCTCGCGACGACCGCCGCGGCCTCCGCCAAAGCCGAACATTTCTCCGAGGACGTCGTTTAAATCGCCAAAGTCTTGGCCTTGGAAATTGAAATCGAATCCGCCGCCAGGGAAACCGCCAAAGCCTCCACCGAAACCGCCTTGGCCTGCGCCGCCGTTCTCGAATGCAGCCGAGCCGTATTGGTCGTAGGTCGCGCGCTTCTGTTTATCGCCCAAAATTTGGTACGCCTCGTTGATGTCTTT
Encoded here:
- a CDS encoding anaerobic ribonucleoside-triphosphate reductase activating protein — encoded protein: MQNNKQIRLSGVQPFTQLDFPGRLACIAFFPGCNFRCGFCHNPEFVLTERLVKTADSWIEGEVFLSFLDQRRGLLDGVVISGGEPTLHAGLPDFIQDIRDRGFQVKLDTNGSLPEVLGPLLRDGLLDYVAMDVKTSLERYPELVSACVRTEAIKESIALIKTYAPEYEFRTTIIPKIHGKKEIAGILELVRGSRRYVLQAYRPAITLDPLFGEYAAPDPSHLEMLAKQFRPHVGELIVR
- a CDS encoding oxidoreductase yields the protein MNNTDLQAQRTPCEVWTRVMGYHRPVSQFNTGKKSEHYSRKHFTECVAANHHFRDAYAKQQANTA
- a CDS encoding ribonucleoside triphosphate reductase, encoding MPIYKIQKRNGAIVDFEPEKIRLAISKAAAAVGTEQEGLSALVAKEVAFELEEAYGGAIPSVEQTQDVVERVLIRYDYADIAKAYILYREKRRESRETRDVVVEVGKTIDEYLEKSDWRVHANSNQGFSLGGLILNTAGKVTANYWLSHVLPREAGEAHRNGDVHIHDLDMFSGYCAGWSLRMLLEQGFNGVPGKTESAPPRHLNSAVAQMVNFLGTLQNEWAGAQAFSSFDTFLAPFVKKYELETRAELEAGSASFPDHESREKYVRDRVAKYVKQNIQSFVFNLNTPSRWGTQTPFTNITLDWVCPDDLKEKRLLLGGTPYQFTYGELQNEMDILNRAFIEVMTDGDAHGRAFTFPIPTYNVGKDFDWNDPKTLPLFEMTAKYGTPYFQNFINSDLKPGDVRSMCCRLQLDLNELRKRGGGLFGSAEMTGSIGVVTINAARLGYLARGNREQFFERLGHLMDLSRTSLEIKRKEIQKWMDRGLFPYTKHFLGTLRNHFSTIGINGVNEAIRNLTDDRDNIATPHGLAFAGEVLEFMRTRLKQYQEETGHLYNLEASPAEGATYRFAKEDQKRFPEILQAGTPEAPYYTNSTQLPVGYTDDVFEAMDLQDDLQTRYTGGTVLHAYLSERISSPEACRELLRRILMRYRMPYVTLTPTFSICPKHGYLQGEWDYCPTCDQALGIEAPRFNEEVRRKYESIQPTK
- a CDS encoding sigma-70 family RNA polymerase sigma factor, translating into MMEERGVLIVTDPVGQVVHASRSVENWSGFSVAEAVGAKPGALWGGNMDRSFYESMWKTIAVEKKSFSSRLGNRSKSGKELPSLLTVFPVMESGAAKYFFAMQPAPEAWGAFEAAFAREWPRLSRDPRALAAWIDHWIGTKEEASPHESVAAFIERAFLHPTRERFLDRETDQAAIAAAKLDVRRYAEIFSRYHPAILGYLRRRIDDVLEAEDLAQDVFIKAMNGLSRFQPRNASYKTYLLRIAHHELLNRYRSKAAERRFTEQFRPASRIDRMEDRDALERAVAGLGAGEQEILRAFYVEDRPVAEIAERVGKSENAVKLVLSRSRKRLRDTF
- the dnaJ gene encoding molecular chaperone DnaJ; this encodes MIGKDYYAILGVSKSASDDEIKKSFRRLAHEHHPDKGGDASKFKDINEAYQILGDKQKRATYDQYGSAAFENGGAGQGGFGGGFGGFPGGGFDFNFQGQDFGDLNDVLGEMFGFGGGRGGRREKRGQNIEVDVELSFRDSVFGVDKTLKLYRQLACERCKGEGAEPGTKVNECKTCGGKGQVSQATRTMFGTMQTLAECKDCRGRGKKPEKECTVCAGHGVHRREQNLSIRIPAGVDNGAMLQVSGEGEAPAGGGRSGDLFVRIHVEKHPTFERDGNDIVSEMAIPFSILALGGTIHVPTIDGDESVRIAEGTQDGTLVTIRGKGIPYSRSGTRGNHVVRLIADIPRKLSKEQKELLEQLRNTGL